A single region of the Mugil cephalus isolate CIBA_MC_2020 chromosome 4, CIBA_Mcephalus_1.1, whole genome shotgun sequence genome encodes:
- the smpd2b gene encoding sphingomyelin phosphodiesterase 2 gives MANTDLVSLRVFSLNCWGIRYLSKHCPQRYAMIGEMLCKEEHDIVLLQEVWSEKDYLNLKKKLACSHPHSHYFKSGVIGSGLAMFSKHRIQDTFLFRYSLNGYPYMAHHGDWFGGKAVGMAILNLGSLTAHVYVTHLHAEYCREKDSYLPHRVVQAWELQQFIRHTSAGADVIILGGDLNMHPQDLGNRLLRTYTGLRDCYLETAKFDGCEDGITLIADNPFTSKKELVPFDKGIRIDYILIKGSSKTSIHCDVMRTTKGSVADSPFPYSDHEALTAELRLGSHVTADTADDGQAKNKDSAAGKLAELVDIVTEARTEVKVGIHCAERMRYTSARTGVMGLALLFLELAIAAVPWLALGAEQPFPRTSFYLLAALCFAILLTTFLLYVFYTMELKSLQGAEDQMRLALGSLQEKLRGFPVAQPHSALRGPPEGREPGAFAPEE, from the exons ATGGCCAACACAGACCTCGTCAGCCTGAGGGTCTTCTCTCTGAACTGCTG ggGGATCCGCTATCTAAGCAAACACTGTCCTCAGCGCTATGCCATGATTGGAGAAATGTTGTGTAAGGAGGAACATGATATCGTCTTACTGCAGGAG GTGTGGAGTGAGAAAGACTATCTCAACTTGAAGAAGAAGCTTGCCTGTAGTCATCCCCACTCTCACTACTTCAAAAG TGGAGTCATAGGCAGCGGCCTGGCCATGTTCTCCAAACACAGGATCCaggacacatttctttttcGCTACTCACTGAATGGTTACCCTTACATG GCTCATCATGGAGACTGGTTTGGAGGTAAAGCCGTGGGGATGGCCATCTTAAACCTCGGCAGCCTGACTGCACACGTCTATGTCACTCAT CTGCATGCGGAGTACTGCAGGGAGAAGGACTCCTATCTACCTCACAGGGTGGTTCAGGCCTGGGAGCTGCAGCAGTTCATCCG tcacacCTCAGCTGGAGCAGATGTGATCATTCTCGGTGGGGACCTCAACATGCACCCTCAGGATCTCGGCAACAGACTGCTGAGGACTTACACTGGACTGCGAGACTGTTATTTAGAAACTGCTAAATTTGAT GGATGTGAGGATGGAATAACGTTAATAGCGGACAACCCCTTCACCAGCAAAAAGGAGCTCGTCCCCTTTGACAAGGGGATTCGTATCGACTACATCCTCATCAAG GGTTCTTCCAAAACCAGTATTCATTGTGATGTCATGCGCACCACCAAAGGCTCGGTTGCTGACTCTCCCTTCCCATATTCTGACCACGAGGCTCTTACTGCTGAACTAAGGCTGGGATCCCACGTCACAGCTGACACTGCAGATGACGGACAAGCAAAGAATAAGGACTCTGCCGCAG GAAAGCTGGCTGAGTTAGTTGACATTGTGACAGAGGCCCGGACGGAAGTCAAGGTGGGCATTCACTGTGCTGAGAGGATGCGCTACACATCAGCACGCACCGGGGTGATGGGTCTGGCTCTGCTGTTCTTGGAGCTGGCCATCGCGGCGGTGCCCTGGCTGGCTCTGGGAGCAGAACAGCCTTTCCCCCGTACCTCCTTCTACCTGCTGGCCGCGCTGTGCTTCGCCATCCTGCTCACCACTTTCCTGCTGTACGTCTTTTACACCATGGAGCTGAAGTCCCTGCAGGGGGCCGAGGACCAAATGAGGCTGGCTCTAGGTAGCCTGCAAGAGAAGCTCAGGGGTTTTCCTGTGGCTCAGCCTCACAGTGCCCTGCGGGGGCCTCCGGAGGGTCGAGAGCCCGGTGCCTTCGCCCCAGAGGAataa